GGAAGGTGGCGTGCTCGTCGTCGGTGCCTCGGCCACCGGCACCCAGATTGCCGAAGAGATCCAACTCTCTGGCCGACCGGTGACCCTCTCCGTGGGCGAGCACGTTCGCGCCCCCCGTGTCTACCGGGGACGGGACATCGAGTGGTGGATGGACGCAGCCGGTGTTCTCGACGACCGCTACGACGAGGTCGACGAAATCGTGCGCGCCCGAAACGTGCCGTCGATGCAGCTCGCGGGCACCCCTGAGCGCCGGTCGGTCGATCTCAATTCGCTGAGCCGGGTCGGCGTCAAGCTCGTCGGGCGTCTCGCCGGAATCAACAACGGCAAGGCGCAGTTCTCGGGATCGTTGCGAAACCATTGCGCTCTGGCTGACCTAAAGATGAACCGGCTGCTCGATCGGATCGATGAATGGGCGGAGCAATCCGGACTCGACGACGTCGCCGATCCGCCGCATCGTTTCGAGCCAACCGAAGTCGAAGCCTCTCCTCCCCTTGGTCTCGACCTTGGGGGCGGCTCGATCCGGACCATCATCTGGGCGACCGGATTCCGCCCCGACACCTCGTGGCTCGAGGTGCCGGTCTTCGACCGCAAGGACCGCATCCGTCACGACGGGGGTGTCGCCGAAGCTCCCGGCATGTACGTGATGGGCATGCCGTTTCTTCGACGCCGCAAGTCGAGTCTCATCGATGGGGCGGGCGACGATGCGCGCGATCTGAGCGCCCACCTGGCGTCCTATCTCGACGGTCGATTTTAGAGCGATAGTTCCTGGTCGAGAATCGGAGAAACCCAAGCGACGTCTTGGAGCGACCGCGCGGGGTCGGTTATAGTCAGAGGTAATCGTGTCCAGCCGCACGTCCGCGAATCAGAAGACCGAGTTCTGCACGACCCGGGACGGAGTTCGCATCGCCTACGCCGCCGTCGGACAGGGCGTTCCGGTGGTGAAGACCGCCAACTGGCTCAACCATCTGGAGTTCGACTGGGAGAGCCCGGTGTGGCGAGGCCTGCTCGGGGCGCTGTCCAAAAACCATCGTCTGGTTCGCTATGACGAGCGCGGCACGGGGCTTTCCGACTGGGACGTCGAGGACATCTCCTTCGAGGCCTTCGTCAGCGATCTGGAGTCGGTGGTGGACGCGATGGGACTCGAGCGATTCGCACTCCTCGGCATCTCACAGGGCTGCGCCGTCTCCATCGCCTACGCCGTTCGAAATCCCGACCGCGTGAGCCACCTCGTTCTCCATGGCGGCTACGCCGAGGGCTGGGCGAAGCGTGGTGGAGGCGATGAGAAGGAGCGCGGCACGGCGCTTCAGACGCTCATGCGCAAGGGCTGGGGCAAGGAAAACCCGGCGTTCCGACAGGTCTTCACCTCGCTCTTCGTGCCGGAGGCAACGGAGGAGCAGGCCCAGTGGTTCAACGATCTCCAGCGAATCACGACTTCGCCGGAAAACGCCGTTCGGATCCGGGAGGCAACGGGGCAGATCGACGTCACTTCCCTTCTGACGAGAGTTCAGGCACCGACGCTCGTCCTCCATTGTCGGCACGACGAGGTCGTTCCGTTCCGCGAGGGTCAGAGGCTCGCGGCCGAGATCCCGAACGCCCGCTTCGTCGCTCTGGAGAGTCGGAATCACGTCGTTCTGGAACAAGAAGCAGCCTGGCAACCGTTCGTTGCCAACGTTCTCACGTTCCTCGAACGAGGAACGAGTCAACAAGACCGCTGGGTGGCGGTCGATGCCATTCTCGATGAAGCTCTCGATCGCCCGACCGAGGGTCGTGCCGAGTGGGTGCGCCAGGCTTGTCACGGCGACGAGGATCTCGAGCAGGAAGTGAGGAAGCTGCTCCGACTGGCCGAGGGCGAGGACGACGTGCTGCGGCCGGAGGGGGCCTTGACCGGGCCTCTCTGGGAGGACGTCGCCGGCGCCCTGGGGCTCGCCGCATCCGAGGTGTTCAGCGCCGGAGACCGGGTGGGTCCCTACACGATCGTCGGCTCGCTCGGCACTGGAGGCATGGGTCACGTCTACGTCGCCGAGGACACCAAGCTCGGACGCAGCGTTGCCTTCAAGGTGCTGCCTCCGGAGATGGACTCGGCCGAGCACCGAAAGCGATTCGAGCGCGAGGCGAAAGCCATTGCCGCTCTCAACCACCCCAACATCGTCCATCTCTATTCCTTCGAGGAGGCCCGGGGCGTCCACTTCATCACCATGGAGCTGGTTCGCGGAAAGACCCTTGGCGAGCTCATTCCGAAAGGCGGCATGGCGCTGAACAAGCTCCTCGAGATCGCCATCGCGATCGCCGACGCGCTCGCCGCGGCCCACGACCAGGGCATCGTTCACCGGGATCTCAAGCCGGGCAACATCATGATCGGAGAGGACGGGCGGGTGAAAGTGCTCGACTTCGGTCTGGCGAAACTGAAGCCTTCGGAGCTCGAGACGGCCTCCAAGGAGACGGCGACACATTCCGGTCTCATCGTGGGAACGGTTTCTCACATGTCACCGGAGCAGGCGGAAGGGCGCGAGATCGATCATCGCACCGATCTCTTCTCTCTCGGGGTCATTCTCTACGAGATGGCTACGGCGCGCTTGCCCTTTGGCGGGGATTCGCCCGCTTCGGTGATCTCCTCGATCCTGAGAGACAACCCTGCTGACGTCACCGAGCTGAACCACCGGATTCCCCGCGAGCTCTCCCGGATCATCAAGCGCTGTCTGGCCAAGGACGCCAGGCGGCGTTACCAGACGGCCATCGATCTCCGAACCGAGCTCGAGGAGCTCCAATACGAGCTCGACTCCCGACGACTGTTCGGCGTGGCCGCCGCCCCCCGGGAACGTTCGTTGCTTCCGATCGCCGCCACCGCGGGACTCGCCGCGCTGCTCTTCCTCGTCGGCTATTTCACTTTTCGCACCCGCGAGTCTCCCCCGGTGCTGCAGCCTTCGTTCACGCAGCTCACTTCGAGCCCCGGCGAGGAAACGTTCCCCACCATTTCCCCCGACGGACGCTTCGTCGCCTACGCCAGCCCCGCGTCGGGCAACTGGGACATCTATCTTCTCCGGGCCGAGGGTCAGCGCCCCATCAACTTGACCGCGGATTCTCCCGACGACGAGACTCAACCCGCGTTCTCACCAGACGGCGAGTCGATCGCCTTCTGCTCGACGCGCGACGGGGGCGGGATCTTCCTCATGGGGGCGACGGGAGAGTTCGTTCGGCGGCTGACGGACTTTGGATGGAACCCGGCATGGTCGCACGACGGAACGGCGCTCGCTTTCGCCACCGAGCCGATATCGCGCCACCCGTTCGACCGGCCGACGACGAGCGAGCTTTGGGTCGTGGAGCTGTCGAACGGCGAAACACGGCGACTCGCCACCGGGGACGCGGTTCAGCCGAGCTGGTCCGCGGACGGAAAGCGGATCGCCTACTGGGGCCTCGTCGAGGGGACCGGAAGGCGGGATCTCTGGACGGTCCCCGCCGAGGGTGGGGAGCCCCGCGCGCTGACGGAAGACGCCGCCGTCGACTGGAACCCCGTCTTCTCTCCCGTTCGTGACGAGCTGTATTTCGCGAGCGACCGCGGCGGGAGCATGAACCTGTGGCGGATGGCGATCGATTCCTCATCAGGGGAACGCCGAGGCGACCTCGAACCGCTCACGACCCCAGCCTCCTTCGCGAGCCACATCTCCGTATCCGAGAGTGGGCGGCGGATGGCGTTCGCCTCGTCAACCATCGATCACCGGATGTTCGCGGTGGATCTCGACCCGAAGACGCTGACTCCACTGAGCGACCCCCGCCCCTTCTACCGAGATCTCCGCCAGATCGATGCCCCATCGCCCTCTCCCGACGGCGCCTCGGTCGTCTTCACCAGAAGCGGCTCTCAACAGGAGGACCTCCTCCTTGGTAACCGAGACGGAAGCTCCTGGCGTCAGCTAACCGACGATCCTCATCGCGACCGGCAGGCGCGCTTTTCTCCCGACGGTTCTCGAATCGCCTTCTATTCCAACCGGGGGGGAAGCTACGAGATCTGGACGATCCGAGCCGACGGAACGGATCTTCGGCAGCTCACCGACATCCCAGAACAGAACCTTCGCTACCCCTTCTGGTCGCCCGACGGCAAACAGATCGGGTTCAGCTACGCGTCGACCTCGGGATTCATCGTCGACGTCGACAAGGATTGGGACGAACAAGAACCGCAAGAGCTTCCGCCGTACTCTGAGAGGGGCAACAAGTTCGTCCCGATGGATTGGTCCCCCGACGGAGAGCGCATCGCCGGTCACATCTTCACCGGCGCGGGGCTTCGAGCCGGCATTGCCACCTGGGAGCTGGCGACGGGCGAGTACGAGAAGCTCACGGACTTCGGTTGGTTTCCCGTGTGGGCCGCCGATGGCCGGCATCTTCTATTCATGGGGCAGAGCCCTTCCACCGTAGAGCGGCGCTATCTGCAAGACCACAAGATCTTCGTCGTGGACCGAATCAGTCGAGAGCACCGGGAGATGCTGAGCCTCCCCGCTGGCTCGGCGGAAATGCCCGCCCTCTCGAAAGACAATCGAACCCTCTACTACGTGATGACGGCCACGGAGTCGGACGTCTGGCTCATCTCCTTCGAGCCGGCTGCCGAGACTCAATAGCGACCGCGCCTCGTTTCAATCCCTCGCGGAAGGAGGTTCCCCCCTCATCATGGACCCGCCTCGAACCGCGCCGTATGATGGCCGGAGCATGCTCGGCGAGACGATTGGGCATTACCGAGTGAAGGACGAGCTCGGTGCGGGCTCGATGGGAGTCGTCTATCTCGCGGAAGATACGCGCCTGCACCGGCCCGTGGCACTGAAGATGCTGCGGGGGAGCACCGATGAAGACGAGGCGGCCGCGGCTCGGCTCGTGCGTGAGGCACGGGTGGCTTCCTCCCTCACCCATCCCAACATCGCGGTCGTTTACGAGATTGGTGAGGTCGAGCGAGAAGGCCTCCGCCGCGGCTTCATCG
This is a stretch of genomic DNA from Vicinamibacteria bacterium. It encodes these proteins:
- a CDS encoding alpha/beta fold hydrolase, whose protein sequence is MSSRTSANQKTEFCTTRDGVRIAYAAVGQGVPVVKTANWLNHLEFDWESPVWRGLLGALSKNHRLVRYDERGTGLSDWDVEDISFEAFVSDLESVVDAMGLERFALLGISQGCAVSIAYAVRNPDRVSHLVLHGGYAEGWAKRGGGDEKERGTALQTLMRKGWGKENPAFRQVFTSLFVPEATEEQAQWFNDLQRITTSPENAVRIREATGQIDVTSLLTRVQAPTLVLHCRHDEVVPFREGQRLAAEIPNARFVALESRNHVVLEQEAAWQPFVANVLTFLERGTSQQDRWVAVDAILDEALDRPTEGRAEWVRQACHGDEDLEQEVRKLLRLAEGEDDVLRPEGALTGPLWEDVAGALGLAASEVFSAGDRVGPYTIVGSLGTGGMGHVYVAEDTKLGRSVAFKVLPPEMDSAEHRKRFEREAKAIAALNHPNIVHLYSFEEARGVHFITMELVRGKTLGELIPKGGMALNKLLEIAIAIADALAAAHDQGIVHRDLKPGNIMIGEDGRVKVLDFGLAKLKPSELETASKETATHSGLIVGTVSHMSPEQAEGREIDHRTDLFSLGVILYEMATARLPFGGDSPASVISSILRDNPADVTELNHRIPRELSRIIKRCLAKDARRRYQTAIDLRTELEELQYELDSRRLFGVAAAPRERSLLPIAATAGLAALLFLVGYFTFRTRESPPVLQPSFTQLTSSPGEETFPTISPDGRFVAYASPASGNWDIYLLRAEGQRPINLTADSPDDETQPAFSPDGESIAFCSTRDGGGIFLMGATGEFVRRLTDFGWNPAWSHDGTALAFATEPISRHPFDRPTTSELWVVELSNGETRRLATGDAVQPSWSADGKRIAYWGLVEGTGRRDLWTVPAEGGEPRALTEDAAVDWNPVFSPVRDELYFASDRGGSMNLWRMAIDSSSGERRGDLEPLTTPASFASHISVSESGRRMAFASSTIDHRMFAVDLDPKTLTPLSDPRPFYRDLRQIDAPSPSPDGASVVFTRSGSQQEDLLLGNRDGSSWRQLTDDPHRDRQARFSPDGSRIAFYSNRGGSYEIWTIRADGTDLRQLTDIPEQNLRYPFWSPDGKQIGFSYASTSGFIVDVDKDWDEQEPQELPPYSERGNKFVPMDWSPDGERIAGHIFTGAGLRAGIATWELATGEYEKLTDFGWFPVWAADGRHLLFMGQSPSTVERRYLQDHKIFVVDRISREHREMLSLPAGSAEMPALSKDNRTLYYVMTATESDVWLISFEPAAETQ
- a CDS encoding NAD(P)-binding domain-containing protein, coding for MRITTVIIGAGHAGLAMSRCLSERSIDHVVLERGEVANSWKTERWDSLRLLTPNWQSRLPGYGYVGDDPDGYRTVPETVAFIERYAEVIAAPVRSHTEVISVRGSDDGYEVATTQGNWQCRTVVLATGACNLANVPALADAVPPAITALTPMQYRNPRQLEEGGVLVVGASATGTQIAEEIQLSGRPVTLSVGEHVRAPRVYRGRDIEWWMDAAGVLDDRYDEVDEIVRARNVPSMQLAGTPERRSVDLNSLSRVGVKLVGRLAGINNGKAQFSGSLRNHCALADLKMNRLLDRIDEWAEQSGLDDVADPPHRFEPTEVEASPPLGLDLGGGSIRTIIWATGFRPDTSWLEVPVFDRKDRIRHDGGVAEAPGMYVMGMPFLRRRKSSLIDGAGDDARDLSAHLASYLDGRF